From the genome of Aliarcobacter lanthieri:
AAATCTTAAATGGAAATTTGATAATGGTGAGTTAAAAGTAAAAACAGATTATCCTTTTAGAGCAGATGGATATATAATTAAAAACGATTCTTATATAGAATATAAAAAAATGACTTGGGAAAAAGGTTTACTTCATCACGATGATGTTCTTTTTTTTAGTTATGAGATTTTGAAAAGTAAGCCTTTTTTAGGAAAACTTTTAGTTTCAAAATTTCCCTATATTTTTATTGATGAATTTCAGGATAGCAACCCTATTCAGGTTAAGATATTCAAAATATTAGGAAATGAAGAATCAACAATAGGTATTATAGGAGATATTTCTCAGTCTATTTATAAGTTTCAAGGTGCTGATCCCAGTCAATTTAGACTATTTGATTTAAGAAATATAAAAGAGTATTGTCTTTTAGAGAATCATAGAAGCTGTAATGAAATTATAGATGTATTAAATATGGTTAGATGTGATATTTCTCAAATTAAAGTAAGAAATATTTCTAATGAGAAACCTACAATATTTATTGGAAATATGGTTAATGCTTTGCAGAAAGCAAAAGAAATATGTTCAGGAGAGCTAGTTCATACACTTTCAAGAAATAATATTACTTCAAATGCTATGAAAGCTGAAATAAATGGTTCGTGCCTAAATAATAAGCTATTAGAAGAGATTATAATAATTGATAAACCTTCTTCGAGCAATAAATATAGAAGTAAACTAATCTCTTCTTGTATTAAAACTGTATCATATGCAAGAGAAAAAAAATTTGGAGATGCTATTAAAGAACTAGAAAAATTTTTTAGCTTTAAAGATAAAGAAAAAGGTAAGAGAAAATCTTTATGTTATATTTCATTTCTCTTAAAACATTATGAAGTATATAAAGATTTAAATCTTATATGTTTTACGCAATTTGTAAGAGATAATTTAGTTAATGATTTATCAAATTTTAGGGAAGGAACAGCTAAAAGTTTCTATGAAACACACACTTTTGAAGAATTAAGCCTATGTGTATCTATTCCTGAAGATAAAAGTTTGCATAAGACTATACATAAGTCAAAAGGTGATGAATTTGATAATGTATTATTAGTGTTAAGGGAAGAGAATGATTTAGAGTTTCTTCTCAACCCCAATTTAAGTGATGATGAAGAACATAGAATTAATTATGTTGCAATTAGTAGAGCAAAAAATAATTTATTTATTTCTATTCCTGCAGTAAGTAGTGATAAAAGAAATATTTTAGAACAGTATTTTAATATTGAAGAATTATAAGGGTTCAGAAGATTTAAAGATAATTAAAATAAGATATTTTTTAGTGTGATATGGGGCATTCCATATAGGTTAATCATACTTTTTTTAAGAAATTAGTAACTAAGAGACAATGTAAAGATTTTAATGTAAATGATAGTTTATATAAAATACCTAACTGGTTCATTATTAAGTTTCATCATTCTACGCATATTTCTAGTTGTTCGTTTTCGTTGATTTATTTTTAGATATTTATTATCAAATTGTTTGTTGTAATATGCAACTAAATTAAAAAGTGCTATTTCTATAATTTCTTTTATATTTAGATTTTCATATTTTTTAGTATTAATTTTTGGAAAAGCCTCGTATTTATTTATTAATTGAAAATTTAAACGATACTTTTTACAAAATAAATTAATATTTATTTTTTCTATTGACATGTAAATATAATTAAAAATATTTTTTAAAAATTTATCAATATTAAAAATATCTTTATGAAAGTTCTCAAATAACCAAATATGATTTAATTCATTTTTATCAAAAAAAATAAGTAAATAATTTTTAAATTTAAAATTAAATGCTAAATAGTAAAAACAATAGTTATAAATAGTTGATTTATCATAATTATTAAAATTATCAACATATTCATGTAGATATTTAATTGAACTTAAATATGTAATTTTACACCCCAAATTAGTTAAATAAGTATTTAATGATAGATATATAGTATTAAAATATGATTTATATAAGAAATAGGTTTCATCTGATTTATAATAAATTCTATTAGGATCTATATTAATATCAATTAAAGCTGAGAATTCCTTTTTGATTTTTTGATTTTTTATATAGTCAAAATATATTACATCATCGAATGGTCCTTTTAAGTTTGTATAAGGTGAAAATGATTCAAGAACATAAGTGTCTTTTTTTAATTTATCAATAATTTTTGTGAAACTTCCATCAATTTCTATATTACCAAATGTAGGGAAGAAACTCCTAATTTTATTTAAGTTTTGACTCTTTGTAGTAGAAAGTTGAAAAAAATGATAATAGAATATGTTCTCAATACGCTTGTCAAAAAGTATTCTTGCTACAAATAATGCAGAAATACTAGAACATTGTCTCACATTATCTATTACCATATTAGATGACTCAAATGAAGAATTATAAAAAAGGTGATTTATATTTCCACTAAGTAGAGCTTTTTCTAGAGTTTTATTTTTTAAATAAAAGTGTTTAATAATAAATTTGCAAGGTATAATTAATCTACAATTGCTATAAATAAAAACATATGCCCATTCATCTTTATCAAGATCTTTAATTTTATAAATTTCATTTTCTAATAAGATATTTTTTATTTGGTATAGTTTTTGTTTATATTTAGAGATTATATTAAAAGTTTTTGTTTCATTATGAATGACTTCCATATGATATTTTTCTTTTTTATATTTTGATTACACTAGTATATTTAAATTTATTGTTGTATATTTAAGTTTATTATTGTAAATGACAAATCATAATAGTATTTGAATAACCTGCTGATTTATGTGCAATTGTATCTATCCCTATTGCTCCTCCACTTACAATTATATTATTAGCTTCGGATAATAAGTTTACAATCCTTTGAGTCACATTTATAGAATATTGTGATGGATGACGGCTTCCAATAACTCCTATTTTCTTCTTTTTTAATAGTTCAAGGTTCCCTATATAATATAAATTCTTTGGGTATTGACTCATTTGTTCTAGTTCTTTAATTTTAAAGTCAATATGATTTATCATAAGATTTCCTAAAGATAGGGAAGCTGATTTATAAATATTGGTTCAATATCATTTAATAGATGTTTTGACTCTTTTAGAACTTTAAATGTAATCTCATAAGGATGCCCAATAGCTATTGCATATCCTTGTTTTTTTGCTATTTTTACAGCTGATTTTAATTGATTTTGAATAGAAGCAAAATTTCTATCATTATCTAAAAAAGTATCTCTTACTATATATGGGATTTCATATTTTACTGTTAGTTCTTTTGCTACTGAATTTACAGAAGTTTTACTATCTACAAAAATAAAATTATATTTTTTTAAAGCTTTAAAAAGATTATCCATTGCTTTATAATTTTCAGTAAATACTGAACCTGTATGATTATTTGTATAAATTGCTTTTGGATACCACTCTCGAAGTTGTTTTACTCTTTTTTCTATTACTTCATAAGAATCTGTAATATTTAAAGTATTATCTTCAAAATTTTTAAATCCACTTGAAGCTTGTAATGGAAAATGTATCATATATAAAGGTAAATTTTGTGCAATTTTTGCAGAATTAGGATGCCCTTTTGTAGGAGGTAATAAAGACATTGTTATAGGGTATCCTATATTTAATATTTTTTCTTTTTGAGTTTTTGTTACTACATCATCTATAATAATTACAAGTTTTGGTTTATCATTTAAATTGTGTTTATATTTATCTTTTTTTGTTGTAATTGTTGTATTAATTTCTTTTTTTTGATTATTTTCTTTGATTATTTCTTCTTTAATTTCAGGATTAGGTTCTTCTTGAGTTTCTATATATTTTTGTTGTTCTTTAGATTCTTTTTTTTCTATTTCTTCAACTTTTTTGAATATATCATCTTTTATATCTTTTTTTAAGTTTTCTTCATATTCTTCTTTTTCATCTAATTTTTTTATAGTATCTATTAAAACTTGTTTTTTAGGTAGGTTTATATTTGATAAAACTTCTTCCATCACCTCTTGATTTGAATATGTTTTTTGTTCTTTTAATATATTGTCATTTTTTTCAATTCTTATTTCTTTCATATCTTTATCAAAAAAGAAATAACCAACAGCTAAAAATGATAAAACGAATAGTAGTATAATGATAAAGTTTTTAGCTAAGTTCTTTTTTCTAAGAACTCTTCTTATTGGGGATATCTTTCTTTTTTTTCTAATTTTTTTAGTCATAAATTAAAAGTACATTTTAAGAGCAAAGGCTCTTAAAATATTTAGTTAGTTTCTTGATTTACTATTTTTTTAGCTGCAATCCAAGGCATCATTTTTCTTAATTTAGCACCTGTTTGCTCTAATAGTGAAGCTTTAGTTAAT
Proteins encoded in this window:
- a CDS encoding UvrD-helicase domain-containing protein; translation: MSVITINSSDIIPDIESHFKILAGPGAGKTYWLTNHIKNVLHNSEKLYKTKKIACITYTNTATETILKRLGTSIDRVEVQTIHSFLYKNIVKPYLSTIAQEYNFNVKEMNGHDDIVLSNYSFMNEWKIRTGQRRIRDDNAVIQAFKNLKWKFDNGELKVKTDYPFRADGYIIKNDSYIEYKKMTWEKGLLHHDDVLFFSYEILKSKPFLGKLLVSKFPYIFIDEFQDSNPIQVKIFKILGNEESTIGIIGDISQSIYKFQGADPSQFRLFDLRNIKEYCLLENHRSCNEIIDVLNMVRCDISQIKVRNISNEKPTIFIGNMVNALQKAKEICSGELVHTLSRNNITSNAMKAEINGSCLNNKLLEEIIIIDKPSSSNKYRSKLISSCIKTVSYAREKKFGDAIKELEKFFSFKDKEKGKRKSLCYISFLLKHYEVYKDLNLICFTQFVRDNLVNDLSNFREGTAKSFYETHTFEELSLCVSIPEDKSLHKTIHKSKGDEFDNVLLVLREENDLEFLLNPNLSDDEEHRINYVAISRAKNNLFISIPAVSSDKRNILEQYFNIEEL
- a CDS encoding DNA-processing protein DprA; this translates as MINHIDFKIKELEQMSQYPKNLYYIGNLELLKKKKIGVIGSRHPSQYSINVTQRIVNLLSEANNIIVSGGAIGIDTIAHKSAGYSNTIMICHLQ
- a CDS encoding divergent polysaccharide deacetylase family protein, whose translation is MTKKIRKKRKISPIRRVLRKKNLAKNFIIILLFVLSFLAVGYFFFDKDMKEIRIEKNDNILKEQKTYSNQEVMEEVLSNINLPKKQVLIDTIKKLDEKEEYEENLKKDIKDDIFKKVEEIEKKESKEQQKYIETQEEPNPEIKEEIIKENNQKKEINTTITTKKDKYKHNLNDKPKLVIIIDDVVTKTQKEKILNIGYPITMSLLPPTKGHPNSAKIAQNLPLYMIHFPLQASSGFKNFEDNTLNITDSYEVIEKRVKQLREWYPKAIYTNNHTGSVFTENYKAMDNLFKALKKYNFIFVDSKTSVNSVAKELTVKYEIPYIVRDTFLDNDRNFASIQNQLKSAVKIAKKQGYAIAIGHPYEITFKVLKESKHLLNDIEPIFINQLPYL